The following coding sequences lie in one Candidatus Eremiobacterota bacterium genomic window:
- the ssb gene encoding single-stranded DNA-binding protein, with protein MAGSYNRVILVGNLTRDPEIRYTQSGKGVTKFTLAVNNPRNKEETTFVDIVAWDRLGETCNTYLKKGSNCLVEGRLVIRSYDDKDGNKRKATEVVIDNMQMLGSPRDRGAGGDRDESASFNGGGAPVAARATGAGESFADDLEDEIPF; from the coding sequence ATGGCAGGTTCTTATAATCGAGTGATTCTGGTCGGCAACCTTACGCGCGATCCCGAGATTCGATATACGCAATCCGGAAAAGGCGTCACGAAGTTCACGCTTGCCGTGAACAACCCGCGTAACAAGGAGGAGACGACGTTCGTCGACATCGTCGCGTGGGATCGCCTCGGCGAAACCTGTAACACCTACTTGAAGAAAGGTTCGAATTGTCTGGTCGAGGGCCGTCTGGTCATTCGCAGCTACGATGACAAGGACGGCAACAAGCGCAAAGCAACCGAAGTCGTTATCGATAACATGCAGATGCTGGGGTCACCGCGCGATCGCGGCGCAGGCGGCGATCGTGATGAGAGCGCGAGCTTTAACGGTGGCGGCGCGCCGGTAGCTGCCCGCGCGACCGGAGCGGGAGAGTCGTTCGCTGACGACTTGGAAGACGAAATCCCCTTCTAG
- the rpsF gene encoding 30S ribosomal protein S6, whose product MTEYEVTYILRPSLEESEVEERANAIAEIVKSRNGEVVALERLGKKRLAYEIKDVREGSYVVMQFKSDAAVSKELDRQLGLHEDVLRALIVKLDAKMLTHMSALASAAPPPHQP is encoded by the coding sequence ATGACTGAGTACGAGGTTACCTACATTTTGCGTCCCTCGCTCGAAGAGAGCGAGGTCGAGGAACGGGCCAATGCGATCGCGGAAATTGTGAAAAGCCGAAACGGCGAGGTCGTCGCGCTCGAGCGGCTGGGTAAGAAACGGCTGGCGTATGAGATCAAGGACGTTCGCGAAGGCTCGTACGTCGTGATGCAGTTCAAGAGCGACGCGGCCGTATCAAAGGAGCTCGATCGGCAGCTCGGGCTGCACGAAGACGTTCTCAGGGCGCTGATCGTCAAGCTCGATGCGAAGATGCTGACCCATATGTCGGCGCTGGCCTCGGCTGCGCCGCCCCCGCACCAGCCATGA